The following proteins come from a genomic window of Methanosarcina sp. MTP4:
- the ilvE gene encoding branched-chain-amino-acid transaminase, with product MSELLIYINGEFVPQAEAKVSVYDHGFLYGDGVFEGIRAYNGRVFKLKEHVDRLYDSAKAIAMDIPISREEMSEAILKTLRKNNLRDAYIRPIVSRGNGDLGLDPRKCDRPNIIVIAQGWGAMYGDLYEVGLTGVSVAVRRNAPDALSPNIKSLNYLNNILAKIEANEKGGDEAVFLDNNGFVSEGSGDNIFVVKNGKVLTPFTINNLKGITRATAIELLEDMGIKVIETNLGLFDLYTADEIFVTGTAAESAPLTKLDGRHIGTGKPGPLTKKMVEAFEYITQNTGTPIYD from the coding sequence ATGAGTGAGTTACTGATTTATATAAACGGTGAGTTTGTCCCCCAGGCCGAAGCAAAAGTTTCCGTTTACGACCACGGTTTCCTCTACGGCGACGGTGTGTTTGAAGGTATAAGAGCTTACAACGGACGTGTTTTCAAGTTAAAGGAGCACGTTGACAGGCTTTATGACTCCGCAAAGGCAATCGCAATGGACATCCCCATCTCAAGGGAAGAAATGAGCGAAGCAATCCTTAAGACGTTACGCAAAAACAACTTAAGAGACGCCTACATCCGCCCGATTGTTTCCCGCGGGAATGGGGACCTGGGGCTTGACCCCCGCAAGTGCGACAGGCCCAACATTATCGTGATCGCCCAGGGATGGGGCGCCATGTACGGCGACCTCTATGAAGTGGGCCTGACCGGAGTTAGCGTGGCAGTCCGGAGAAACGCCCCTGACGCCCTTTCCCCGAACATCAAGTCCCTGAACTACCTGAACAACATCCTTGCAAAGATCGAAGCCAACGAGAAAGGCGGAGACGAAGCCGTCTTCCTGGACAACAACGGATTCGTTTCCGAAGGCTCGGGAGACAACATCTTCGTCGTGAAGAACGGCAAAGTCCTGACCCCCTTCACCATCAACAACTTAAAAGGCATCACCAGGGCAACAGCAATCGAACTCCTGGAAGACATGGGCATCAAAGTCATCGAAACGAACCTGGGACTTTTCGACCTCTACACCGCAGATGAGATATTTGTAACCGGCACGGCTGCCGAATCCGCCCCCCTTACCAAATTAGACGGCAGGCACATCGGAACCGGCAAACCAGGTCCCCTCACAAAGAAGATGGTCGAGGCCTTCGAATACATCACCCAGAATACGGGCACCCCCATCTACGACTGA
- the iscB gene encoding RNA-guided endonuclease IscB: MPVKQSWEVGTVLASYKPFHIRSRGSRKTRYRPARFNNRGNSRREGRLAPSIKSKLESHFREKRFVESLLLVTKWKVELASFDIHKIKNPEVSGTGYQEGDLKGFYNVKAYVLHRDGYTCQHCRGKSKDSRLHCHHIVFRSKQGSDAPENLITLCETCHIALHAGEFELSGRRSNTKHATEVGIVKSQIKKSDWSFEEVFGYETKFRREQVLGLEKMHYFDALAICCGDKQKVEPDDTVYFKKHVPAGDYQQRKGKRSEKKIPTGKLFGLRKFDLVKTEKGIGIVRGKRSSGYFSISDLFGNKISDSVNIKKNSKRLRARTSTLIQKMELAECTHSSPV; this comes from the coding sequence ATGCCGGTTAAACAGTCCTGGGAGGTAGGGACAGTGCTTGCATCATACAAACCGTTCCATATCAGATCGAGAGGAAGCCGGAAGACAAGGTACAGGCCAGCAAGGTTCAATAACCGGGGAAATTCAAGGAGAGAAGGAAGGTTAGCTCCTTCCATAAAAAGCAAACTCGAATCTCATTTCAGGGAAAAACGGTTTGTGGAATCCCTGCTTCTGGTAACGAAGTGGAAGGTCGAACTTGCTTCCTTTGATATCCACAAAATCAAAAACCCGGAAGTTTCCGGGACAGGGTATCAGGAAGGGGACCTAAAAGGTTTCTACAATGTCAAGGCTTACGTTTTGCACAGGGACGGGTACACCTGCCAGCATTGCAGGGGAAAGTCAAAGGATTCCCGGCTACATTGCCATCACATCGTTTTCAGGTCAAAGCAGGGGTCAGATGCTCCGGAAAACCTGATTACGCTTTGTGAAACCTGTCACATTGCCCTTCATGCTGGGGAATTTGAGCTTTCAGGGAGAAGGTCAAACACGAAACACGCTACAGAAGTTGGCATTGTCAAGTCCCAAATCAAGAAATCCGATTGGAGCTTTGAGGAAGTGTTCGGATACGAAACAAAGTTCCGGCGAGAACAGGTTTTGGGACTCGAAAAAATGCATTATTTTGATGCGCTTGCTATCTGTTGTGGGGATAAACAGAAAGTAGAACCGGATGATACGGTCTACTTCAAAAAACATGTTCCTGCGGGAGATTATCAGCAAAGAAAAGGGAAACGGTCTGAGAAGAAAATACCTACAGGAAAGCTGTTTGGACTCAGGAAATTCGATCTTGTAAAAACAGAAAAGGGAATTGGTATTGTCCGAGGCAAACGATCAAGCGGGTATTTTTCGATCTCAGATCTCTTTGGAAACAAAATTTCAGATAGTGTCAATATTAAGAAAAATTCAAAACGATTGAGGGCAAGGACAAGCACATTAATTCAAAAAATGGAACTTGCAGAGTGTACGCATTCCTCCCCTGTCTAA
- a CDS encoding PspC domain-containing protein — protein sequence MQENPNPIEKKDVEADTSEAAPEPEEGAGKKAEKEVEVKAEVETAKEEAEEAKEEAAEEEKVIEEKLPEEEIVVVEAAEEAKEAAEEAAEEAKETAGEAEERVEGAEETKEERASYTMKRTLTKSKSNKMIFGVCGGIGEYFGIDPTLIRLAFVLLAFLNGIGIVIYIILAVIMPSESGVEMGKE from the coding sequence ATGCAGGAAAATCCCAATCCAATCGAAAAAAAGGATGTAGAAGCAGATACCTCCGAAGCCGCCCCTGAGCCGGAAGAAGGAGCCGGAAAAAAGGCTGAAAAAGAAGTAGAGGTAAAAGCTGAAGTGGAAACTGCAAAAGAAGAGGCAGAAGAAGCAAAAGAAGAGGCTGCTGAGGAAGAAAAGGTTATCGAGGAAAAGCTTCCCGAAGAAGAGATAGTTGTAGTAGAAGCAGCTGAAGAAGCAAAAGAAGCAGCTGAAGAAGCAGCCGAAGAAGCAAAAGAGACCGCTGGAGAAGCTGAAGAAAGAGTGGAGGGAGCCGAGGAGACTAAAGAAGAGCGCGCCTCCTACACCATGAAACGCACCCTGACAAAAAGCAAAAGCAACAAGATGATCTTTGGTGTCTGCGGGGGCATCGGGGAGTACTTCGGGATAGACCCGACACTTATAAGGCTTGCCTTCGTGCTCCTTGCTTTCCTGAACGGGATAGGTATTGTCATCTACATCATACTTGCAGTCATTATGCCTTCAGAAAGCGGCGTCGAGATGGGAAAAGAATAG
- a CDS encoding SO_0444 family Cu/Zn efflux transporter translates to MSLETLPPILALFSGILLASWEIFVEAAPYLIFGFGIAGLLNILVPDQKIVEYLGSSAGKVRSVINASLAGLPLPLCSCGVIPAAMSIRKRGANRGATLSFLISTPQTGVDSIAITYALLDPLMTIFRPIATLVTAILAGLADNLLIGEEEKKGEKKKKDGSGKQTGLFAVSTLLATSARTSVSGRDGYSSCDSECGSICSPTCGCSSLENPVPGKTEAVNPMTLNKPSTEKISHLTLSTQTIPTKNHSANLPQDETASCGCSCGCGGNESKEDRKSQEIGKGKKPLQTRLFEGMKYAYIELLGDISKWMLIGILFAGIISYLVPESLIRDYLGGGLSSMLVMLVVGIPLYICATASTPLAATLVAKGMSPGAAFVFLLAGPATNAATVTMVARFLGKRSAALYLGVISLCALGAGVLLDFLYLKLGISATATLGSAGEMLPETVKLGFAALLLPLMLYGTFRQKKECGCH, encoded by the coding sequence ATGAGCCTTGAAACCCTCCCCCCTATCCTCGCCCTGTTTTCGGGCATCCTGCTGGCCTCCTGGGAAATCTTCGTGGAAGCCGCCCCTTACCTTATCTTCGGGTTCGGAATTGCGGGGCTCCTGAACATCCTGGTCCCGGACCAAAAAATAGTGGAATACCTGGGAAGCTCCGCCGGGAAAGTCCGTTCGGTAATCAACGCCTCCCTGGCAGGCCTGCCTCTCCCTCTCTGCTCCTGCGGCGTAATCCCTGCTGCCATGTCAATCCGGAAAAGGGGAGCGAACAGAGGAGCCACCCTCTCTTTCCTGATCTCAACCCCCCAGACCGGCGTAGACTCCATAGCCATCACCTACGCTCTGCTGGACCCCCTGATGACAATATTTCGCCCCATTGCAACCCTTGTGACGGCCATCCTGGCAGGGCTTGCAGACAACCTGCTGATAGGAGAGGAGGAGAAAAAAGGGGAGAAAAAAAAGAAAGACGGTTCTGGGAAACAAACAGGCTTATTTGCCGTCTCCACACTCCTTGCAACTTCGGCCCGGACTTCAGTTTCGGGCAGGGACGGCTATTCTTCTTGCGACTCTGAATGCGGCTCTATCTGCAGCCCTACTTGCGGTTGCAGTTCACTCGAAAACCCCGTACCCGGAAAAACAGAGGCTGTAAACCCCATGACCCTCAACAAACCCTCCACTGAAAAAATCAGCCATCTTACCCTTTCCACTCAAACAATTCCAACTAAAAATCATTCTGCAAATCTTCCACAAGACGAAACGGCCTCATGCGGATGCAGCTGCGGGTGCGGCGGAAACGAAAGTAAAGAGGACAGGAAAAGCCAGGAAATCGGGAAAGGCAAAAAACCCTTGCAGACCCGGCTCTTCGAAGGCATGAAGTATGCTTACATCGAACTCCTTGGGGACATCTCGAAATGGATGCTTATAGGAATCCTGTTTGCAGGCATCATTTCCTACCTTGTCCCGGAAAGCCTGATCAGGGACTACCTGGGAGGAGGGCTCAGCTCGATGCTGGTCATGCTTGTGGTGGGAATCCCCCTCTACATCTGCGCAACCGCCTCGACCCCCCTCGCCGCGACCCTGGTAGCCAAAGGAATGAGCCCGGGAGCAGCCTTCGTCTTCCTTCTGGCAGGCCCGGCAACCAATGCCGCAACCGTGACAATGGTCGCCCGTTTCCTCGGGAAGCGTTCTGCAGCCCTTTACCTGGGAGTGATCTCCCTTTGTGCCCTGGGGGCAGGGGTCCTGCTGGACTTCCTCTACCTGAAACTGGGGATCAGCGCGACGGCGACCCTGGGAAGCGCAGGCGAAATGCTCCCGGAAACCGTAAAGCTTGGATTTGCAGCCCTCCTCCTCCCCCTGATGCTTTACGGGACCTTCCGGCAAAAAAAAGAATGTGGGTGCCATTGA
- a CDS encoding helix-turn-helix transcriptional regulator: MNTREIGEMLQAVPEAEKISRVAEVFKALHSDTRLKILFLLRQKELCVCELEQALDVTQSAVSHSLRTLRQLDLVRVRREGKFTVYYIADEHVRMLIEMCLEHVEEKA, encoded by the coding sequence ATGAATACCCGGGAGATAGGGGAGATGCTGCAAGCAGTCCCTGAAGCCGAAAAAATTTCCCGGGTAGCAGAGGTATTCAAAGCGCTTCATTCGGACACCCGATTAAAAATTCTCTTTCTACTCAGGCAAAAAGAGCTGTGCGTTTGTGAACTCGAACAGGCCTTGGACGTCACCCAGTCTGCAGTCTCGCACAGTCTCCGGACCCTCAGGCAGCTTGACCTGGTGCGGGTCAGGCGGGAGGGAAAATTCACGGTTTACTATATCGCAGACGAACACGTGCGCATGCTGATTGAGATGTGCCTGGAACACGTGGAGGAAAAAGCATGA